Proteins found in one Methylobacterium sp. CB376 genomic segment:
- the rfbF gene encoding glucose-1-phosphate cytidylyltransferase: protein MKVVILAGGYGTRLSEHTSVIPKPLVEIGGRPMLWHIMKIYSHYGLNDFVICCGYKGNVIKDYFLNYAKHDSDFTVDLRNDVIECHRKPTEPWRVTLVDTGEKTMTGGRLKRVRPHLGNSTFCLTYGDGVGDVNISELIAFHHQQSALATVTAVRQPGRFGAINLSEDRPRAAGFREKDMADGQMINGGFFVVEPEALDTIDGDGTSWENEPLARLIAMDQLAVYRHRGYWQNMDTLRDKMILQELWDQGNPPWCIWNKQRPASAPAGASEAIHAVSAI, encoded by the coding sequence ATGAAAGTTGTCATCCTTGCCGGTGGATACGGCACCCGCCTCAGTGAACACACCAGCGTCATCCCCAAACCACTTGTCGAGATCGGCGGCAGGCCGATGCTTTGGCACATTATGAAGATTTATTCACATTATGGTCTCAACGATTTCGTGATCTGCTGCGGCTACAAGGGGAATGTGATCAAGGATTATTTCTTGAATTACGCCAAACATGACAGCGATTTCACCGTCGATCTTCGGAATGACGTGATCGAATGCCATCGAAAGCCGACGGAGCCGTGGCGGGTGACGCTGGTCGACACCGGCGAGAAGACGATGACGGGGGGCCGCCTGAAGCGCGTGCGCCCGCATCTCGGCAATTCGACCTTCTGCCTGACCTACGGCGACGGGGTCGGGGACGTGAACATCTCCGAGTTGATCGCCTTCCACCACCAGCAGAGCGCGCTGGCGACCGTGACGGCGGTGCGGCAGCCCGGCCGGTTCGGAGCGATCAACCTGTCGGAGGATCGTCCGCGCGCCGCCGGCTTCCGCGAGAAGGACATGGCCGACGGTCAGATGATCAACGGCGGCTTCTTCGTCGTGGAGCCGGAAGCCCTCGACACGATCGACGGCGACGGCACCAGCTGGGAGAACGAGCCGCTCGCGCGCCTCATCGCCATGGACCAGCTCGCGGTCTATCGGCACCGCGGCTACTGGCAGAACATGGACACGCTCCGCGACAAGATGATCCTGCAGGAGCTCTGGGATCAGGGCAATCCGCCCTGGTGCATCTGGAACAAGCAGCGCCCGGCCTCCGCGCCAGCCGGTGCTTCGGAAGCGATCCACGCGGTCAGCGCGATCTAA